The nucleotide sequence GTGATACAGGCGAGTAAGCGTATTAAGAATGAGACGGGAATATCCACCGGCGCAACGTCAGTTAGTTTTGCGGCTGTACAATATATTATGGCGCGTGTTCCTTATGTTTCAGAAAAAAACATTTTACTCTTCGGAACCGGCAAAATTGGTAGAAATACCTGCGAAAATCTAATAAAGCACACCAAAAACGAGCATATAACGCTCATAAATAGGACAAAAACCAAAGCTGAAGCCGTGGCGGGGAAATTCAACCTCATCGTTAAGGACTACGCCAACATTCAAAGCGAGATCTCTCAAAGTGATATCCTTATAGTTGCCACCGGAGCCCAGCAGCCTACCATTTCGAAGGAATTGTTGTATCTAAAGAAACCATTGCTTATTCTGGATCTTTCGATTCCCAGGAATGTTGCAACGGAGGTGAAGGAAAACAAATTGGTCACGCTCATTCATCTCGATGAGCTATCTTCCGTAACCGATAAAACCCTCGAACACAGGGCATCTCAGATCCCAAGGGCAGAGGTTATTATCAATGAAATTCTAACCGATTTCAACAGCTGGACAGAGCATAGAAAGTTTGCACCAACCATAAAGGCTTTAAAAAGCAAATTATCTGAAATAAAATCCAATGAAATCGATTTTCAGCGTAAAAAACGGAGTGACTTCAATGAGGAACAGGCTGAGATCATAAGCGACAGGATCATTCAAAAGATCACCACACATTTTGCCAATCACTTAAAAGACGATGCCGCCTCAACTCAAGAAAGTATGGAATTGATCCATAGGGTTTTTCAACTTTCAAAAACCAACCCATGAAGAAAGTCATAAGAATAGGTACTCGTGACAGCGAACTGGCCTTATGGCAGGCAGAAACTGTACAAAACGGGTTAGAACAATTAGGCTATAGCACCGAGCTTGTTGCCGTAAAATCTACCGGAGACCTACAATTGGACCAACCGTTGTACGAGTTGGGAATTACCGGAATATTTACAAAAACGCTGGATGTCGCCATGTTAAATGGGACAGTAGATATAGCGGTGCATAGCATGAAAGATGTTCCAACACTGCTTCCAGAGGGAATAGTCCAATCGGCAGTATTGCCAAGAGCTTCTTCAGATGATATTCTTGTTTCGAATTCAGAATTCAAGTACGATGAGCCTTGCACAATCGCAACCGGAAGTTTACGTAGAAAAGCGCAGTGGCTCCACCGCTATCCACACCACAAAGTGGTGGGTTTACGTGGTAACGTAAACTCGAGGTTGAAAAAGCTCGAGGATAGCGGGTGGCAGGGGGCCATCTTTGCCAAAGCGGGATTGGAACGAATTAACTTATTACCTAAACACTATACAACTCTCGAATGGATGATTCCGGCTCCTGCACAAGGTGCCATGGTAATTGCTGCTTTAGAAAATGACGCCTACGCGCTTGAAGCGACTCAAAAGCTTAACGACTTAAATTCTGAAGTTTGCACACATATGGAGCGCGAGTTTTTGAAAACTCTGGAGGGGGGTTGTACGGCACCTATAGGCGCTATTGCTCAGATTATTAACGACAAGATTCAGTTTAAGGGAGCTTTATTTTCATTGGACGGAGTTACCAAACTTGAGATCGAAAAGTCTGTTTCCATAAACGAATTTGAAGACTTCGGAAAAAAGTGCGCTCTTGAAATATTGGAAAACGGGGGTAAGGAGGTCATGGAATCGATACGAACAAAGCTGTGAGGGTGCTTTCAACAAAAAAATTAAGTGTGTCACAAATGAATCTGTTGTTGAATGCCGGTATTTCGGTCATCGATTACAACGCCATTTCGATTGAATTTTTGGATTTTGCCATTCCTGAAGGAGCAAAAAATGCCATTTTTACGAGTCAGAATTCGGTACGAGCGATGTTGGCAAAAAATCTTCTAGACAAGGCAAAAGATTCACCGTTTCAATCGATCTTCTGTGTAGGTGAAAAAACAAAGCGACTTTTAGAAGAACATAACCAAAAAGTGTCATTTTTTGCGCAAAATGGTTCAGAATTAGCAAATTTTATTGTAAATAATGATAAAAACAAGCTATTTCATTATTTCTGCGGAACAAGACGTAGAGATGAACTTCCTGAAATTCTAAAAAATGAAAATATCGAACTTTTTGAAGTAAAATCATACAAAACTGAGCTAAATCCGATTAAATTCGATCAATTATTCAACGGAATTCTGTTTTTTAGTCCGAGTGGCGTTGAAAGTTTCTGTTTACACAATTCCATGGGAAACAGCATGGCATTTTGTATTGGAGAAACTACCGCTTCCGAAGCAAAAAAACATACCCATAATATAAAAATCGCCAATGCTGCAACTGTGGAGAGTGTGATCGCAAAGGCTGTGAAAATTTTAAAGGAAAATGATTAAAAACGATCTTTTTTTACAAGCCCTTAGAGGAGAAACTGTGGACCGTCCGCCGGTGTGGATGATGCGACAGGCAGGAAGGTATCTTCCCGAATTTATGGAAATTAAGGCTAAATACGACTTTTTCACCCGTTGCCAAACACCCGAACTTGCCAGTGAGATCACCGTTCAACCTATACGTAGATACGGTATGGATGCAGCCATACTATTTAGTGATATTCTTGTCATTCCACAGGCGATGAACATAGACGTTGAAATGAAACCCGGTATCGGACCCTGGTTGCCAGATCCCATACGTAGTCAGAAAGATCTGGACCGTGTTGTCGTACCCGATATAGACGACACCCTCGGTTATGTGATGGAGGCTATTAAAATGACCAAGGAAAAACTCAATGATGAGATTCCGTTAATTGGTTTTGCGGGGAGTCCGTGGACAATTCTTTGTTATTGTGTGCAGGGACAGGGCAGCAAGAATTTCGACAAAGCCAAAGAATTTTGCTTTACTCAACCGACGGCAGCACATGAACTATTACAAAAGATCACCGATACCACAATTTTATATCTGAAGAAAAAAGTTACGGCCGGAGTCAACGCAGTTCAGGTATTCGACAGCTGGGGTGGTATGTTGTCGCCTACGGACTATCAGGAATTTAGCTGGCAGTACATACAACAGATCATCGATGCCCTAAAAGATGAAACCCATGTGATCGCTTTTGGAAAGGGATGTTGGTTTGCTTTAGACACTATGGCAAAAAGTGGTGCTTCAGCGTTGGGTGTAGATTGGACCTGTTCTGCTAAGAACGCACGTTATCTTAGCGGTGGTAAAATTACTCTTCAGGGAAATTTCGATCCTACAAGACTCTTTAGTCCGCCGTCAGAAATTAAACGCATGGTGACTCAAATGATCAACGAATTTGGAAAAGACCGATATATTGTAAATTTAGGTCATGGAATTTTGCCTAATATTCCGTTGGAAAATGCAGGAGCATTTATTGAAGCCGTAAAAGAATACAAAGTAGAATAGTGAATATCTGGAAGCGAATAAGCACCTTAAGTTTGAGCCAATTGGTTCAATTTGGTTTTATTTTTCTGAAAAAACCCTTGCTTATAATTCCAACATTGAAAGCGACAAAACAAACATTTTCAATCTGTAATCGGCTGTACGGGAAAGCGCATCACAGAGGTAATAAAGCAAACGCGTTCCGACACGCCTTATGGAATGTGTTGATTTGCCAAAAAACACTAAAAATCACAAAAAATGATGAAAAAAGTGAATTTTGGGCTAAAAAAGTGACCGATTTATACGAAAAAGTAACAAAAAACGACCCATTGGACCAAGCCATGGACCTCCATAATAATAACATAGGACGCGTTGTTTTTAGGTCAAAAACCTTTAAAAATGACACGGAAATCATCAATTTTCTTCAAAATATGGCCGAAAATGCTCAAAAAGTCTCGAAAATGAATGAAATTGAAGATTCTGAAGAAAATCTAATCTATATCGCCCATTAACCATGATAAAAAATATTATTAGCGGTATTAAAGCCTACGGAGGTAGTTTCAAATTAATTGGAACTCTCAACCTATGGCCCTACTTTTTGGTTCCCATTGGTATTAGTTTGATCACAGCCTCAATAATAGGATTTGCAGCCTGGGGGTTATCGGACAATATTGGCGGATTGATTTCAAAAATCTGGTTCTGGGAATGGGGTGCCGAAACATTTAGAACTATTAGCGATATTTTAGGAGCTTTTATTGTAATCGCCATCGGTCTTATCCTTTATAAACATATTGTAATGGCCTTAAGCGCCCCGTTTATGAGTCCGGTTTCCGAAATTATAGAAACACATATTAGCGGAGCAGACCATCTCCATAGAGACACATCCTTTTCCCAGCAATTGTGGCGCGGAACCCGTGTTAACATAAGGAATTTAATGATGGAACTACTACTAACCATCCCTATTTTACTCATTGGTTTTATCCCCATTATAGGGTTTATATCGACAATTTTACTCTTTTTGGTTCAATCGTATTACGCCGGCTTCGGAAATATGGACTATACTTTGGAAAGACATTTAAAATACAAAGAAAGTGTGCAATTTGTAAAAAGACATCGCGGATTTGCCATTGGAAACGGAATAGTTTTTATGGCAATGTTACTTATCCCCATTGTTGGGATCATCTTAGTATTACCGCTCTCCGTGACCGCTGCAAGTACTGTAACGGTTGATCTCCTTTGGGAAAAACCAACGCTTAAAGTCGTTCAGCCATCATGAAAGATCAATTTGTAAACTATATCACCCAATTCCAGAATTCCATCACGTCTCAACTGGAAAAAGTGGATGGAAAAGCTATATTTATCGAAGATCTCTGGAAAAGACCGGAAGGTGGAGGCGGAAGGTCCAGGATCATAGAAAATGGTGCGGTCTTCGAAAAAGGGGGTGTCAATACAAGTGAAGTCTTCGGAAAACTCCCCGAATCCATGCAGCGGTATTTTGGCGTGGAAGAAGCCGATTTTTTTGCCTGTGGTCTTAGTCTGGTGCTTCACCCGGTAAATCCCTTTGTTCCAACAGTACATGCCAATTGGCGTTATTTTGAATTATACGACGCAAAAGGAAACATCGTCACTCAATGGTTTGGTGGCGGCCAGGATCTTACTCCTTATTACCTTTTTGAAGAGGATGCCCGTCATTTTCATACGGTGTGCAAACGTTCCTGTGATGCACATCATCCTAATTTCTACGAACACTATAAAAAACGTTGCGATGAATACTTTTATAACGCCCATCGCAAGGAAGCCCGGGGTATTGGAGGATTGTTCTTCGATTATTTAAAGGAAACTGAATCGATGAGCATGCAACAATGGTATGAGTTTATTACCGAAACAGGGAATAATTTCCTCAATTCCTATCTTCCAATCGTGGAAAAGCGCAAATCGACGCCTTATTCCGAAGAAAACCGATACTGGCAGGAAATTAGGCGAGGACGTTATGTAGAATTCAACCTTGTGCATGATAAAGGAACGCTATTCGGACTAAAAACCAACGGTCGAATAGAAAGTATCCTAATGAGCCTTCCTCCCAAAGTACAATGGAAATACAACCACCAACCCAAACCGGGAAGTGAAGAGGAAAAACTTATAAATGTGCTGAAAAACCCAAAAGACTGGGTTTAATGATTAGAACCAATTATTAAAACTATGTATCCAATCCGAAGAAACCGCCGTTTACGAACGTCCGAAGCTATTAGAAGTCTGGTAAGAGAAACCATCATCACTCCCAATGACTTTTTGGTTCCTATTTTCATCGTAGAAGGCAAAGGTGTAAAAGAAGAAATTGCATCCATGCCGGGATATTACAGATACAGCTTGGATCTGCTTCCCGTCGAGATCAAGGAATTATGGTCTCTGGGACTAAAAAGTGTACTGCTCTTTGTAAAAGTTCCCGATAATTTAAAGGACAATACCGGGAAAGAAGCCTTAAATGCCAACGGACTCATGCAACGCGCCATTCAAACGGTTAAAAATACGGTTCCTGAAATGCTTGTAATGACCGATGTAGCCCTCGATCCTTACTCGGTGTTTGGTCACGACGGAATCGTTTCCGAAGCAAAAGTCATCAATGACGACACCAACGCAGTACTCGCAGAAATGGCATTGTCTCACGCCAAAGCCGGGGCCGATTTTGTGGCGCCCAGTGATATGATGGATGGACGAATCTTTGAAATTCGAAGTCTGCTGGAAGACGAAGGATTCCACGACACCGGAATTATGAGTTACAGTGCAAAATACGCTTCAGCTTTTTACGGACCCTTCCGCGATGCGCTCGATTCGGCTCCGGTAGACAAGAAAGACATTCCGAAGGACAAAAAAACGTATCAGATGGATCCTGCCAACCGAAGAGAAGCATTAAAAGAAACTTTGATGGATATAGACGAGGGTGCAGATATTGTAATGGTGAAACCGGGATTGTGCTATCTGGATATTGTGAGGGATATTCGTGAAGCTGTAGATGTGCCCGTGGCGGTTTATCAGGTAAGTGGCGAATATGCTATGTTAAAAGCGGCGGCAGCCAAGGGTTGGCTGGAGCACGATGCTGTGATGATGGAACAAGTCACTGCGATTAAAAGAGCCGGGGCACATATCATTGCGAGTTACTTTGCTAAAGATGTCGTGAAATTAATTCAGTAAGGAAGTATCTTTAACCTATGAAAAATACCTTTTTTACCCTACTTATAGCACTCGTTATTACAATGCCTTACCAAGCTCAGCAAATTACGCCCAAAGATGCGTTTCTTGAAAAATGGGAAAATTCTAAAATTTATTTGCTGGGAATTGCCGAAGTAATGCCGGCCGATCAATACAATTTTAAACCTACTGAAAGGCAAATGAGTTTTAAAGAGCAACTCCTTCATATTAAGAGCAATATGGATTGGTTGAGTACTACTTATTTTTCTTCGGAAGAATACGATCGTACCAAAAAATATCTTCCTGCAACCAAAGAAGAAACTATTTTACTGCTTGCTTCCTCTTTTGACAAGGTTACAGAACGCATTCTGAATACTTCAGAAGAAGACTTTTTAACCACCGCGGAGTTCTTTGCCGGAGAAAAAAGTAAGCTTCAAATCCTTAATTTACTGCAAGACCATGTGACACACCACCGAGGACAATTAATCGTTTATCTTAACCTTAAAAAAATTGAACCACCTTCTTATGTAGGTTGGTAAATTTATGGTTTTTTTAAGCGAGATTTTTTAGTCAAATCTTTACCTTGTAACAAAATAAATAGATGACGCTTTTAATAGTTTACGCCTTACTTTCCATCTTTTTTTCTTTTTTATGCTCCATTTTGGAAGCTGCCTTGCTTAGTTTTACGCCAACATTTATTAAAATAAAAACTAAGGAAGGACGAGGATACGCCAAAACACTTGCAAATTATAAAAAAGATATCGATCAGCCATTGATCGCAATACTAACCCTAAACACCATTGCGCACACGGTGGGTGCAATTCTAGTTGGGGTTCAGGCCGAAAAATTACCTTACAAAGTCGAATTTTGGGGAATCAACATTGTTGGGATCGTATCGGCGATCATGACCCTACTCATTTTAGTGGTTTCAGAGATCATCCCAAAAACTATTGGAGCTACCTACTGGAAAAAACTAGGTCGATTTACGGCAATCTTCCTCAACGTCATCATCATCCCGCTGAAATATACAGGAATCCTGTGGATCCTTACCCTTACCACCAAGCTTATCGGGAAATCGGCACATGTAAGTACCATGAGTAGAGAAGAATTTCTGGCCATTACCGATGCAGCGGAACAGGAAGGCGTTTTTGAAGAAAACGAAAGTGCTGTTATTAAAAACCTTCTCATTTTTAAATCGGTAACGGCAAAAAATGTTATGACGCCGTTTCCGGTAGTTATTTCTGAAGATGAATCGGTGACACTTTCCGAATTTCACGAACAAAACAAAAGCTTACGCTTTTCCCGAATTCCGGTGTATGAAGGTAGAAGTCATAACATCACCGGCTTTATTCTTCGGGACGACCTTTTGGAAGAAATTGTGGAAGAACACGGTGACAAACCGCTTAGCGAAATTAAACGTGAAATGACTGTGGTGCAGAGTGACACCCCCATTCCCGACTTGTTTGATACATTTATAAAACAACGTGCACATATTGCGCTGGTCGTCGATGAATTTGGAAATACCACAGGCATCGTTACCATGGAAGACATTATAGAAACCTTGCTGGGTCTTGAGATCATGGATGAAAGTGACGACATTGAAGATATGCAAGTTCAGGCGCGAAAAAACTGGGAAAGACGTGCCAAACGAATGGGAATCAATCTTCAGGACTCCTCTGAAGAGAATGAATAATTTTCTTATCGCCCCAATAATTAGCAATATTTTATAAATTGGGTTTCAAATTTTGACCTACATTTGTACGGTGAAAACAAGGAAATCTTTCGGAAGTTTACTCCTTCTCCTGTTGCTGCTTTGTGCTTCAGGGGCTTCGGCATGGGCAATTCCCGGCACCGACAGTCTCACACAAACAGATAGCGGGGATAGTTCCCTTACTGCCACACATCAGCACACGCTGTACTTTGAGGAGATTTCTTCGTATAAAGGATCTCAAAACACCTTTAAAGATCATCACAGATCTTATGTAGTTTTTGGAACAGGGTTATTAGGTCCTGTATGTGCTTCAGACAGCAACTCAAAATACAAGACGCTGTCCCAAAATAACGACCACAGGGAGCGTCTCACAAAACAAATCTTTCCTTTCCATTTTTTCTGGTAAACTGTTAAATTTTTTTATTAGAATTCAGTAGCCAATACTACTGCCAGGGCGTTGTTTACGCCCTATTCAACTATTTAAAAAATTTAAAATTTACATCATGGATACAGGATCTCTCATCGTAGATATCGTTATAATATTAGTGATCGCCATACCTTTGGCGTATCTGGTAATTTATTCGTTCAACAGAGAACGAAAAGTAAAAAAGAGTGTGGCTAAATTATGCTCACAAAAAGGAATTAATCTCGGCATTTTCGAAATAAACGGCAATCTGGTATTAGGAATAGACGATCAGCAAAAAAAGTTGATCCTCACGCATAGAAAGGATACTAATAATGCCTTTCAGATTATTGACCTTCCCCAATTGACAGATTGCCAAGTTAAAACCGTGAAACATTCCAAGAATACTCTGGATTGGGTCGGACTAGAACTTGTTGGCACACAACAAAAACAGGACATTGCGTTCTATGTAGAGGAAGATGACGAGGATCCGGGAACCAGCGCCGAGATCTGTTTGCAGGCTGCAAGAAAATGGGAAAAATTAATTCGGCCGCTACTAAAGGCATCTTAATTGAGAAAGGGCGGAGATAAACCGCCCTTTTTTGTATTTTTATTCTTCTGAAGTCATTAAAGAATATGAAAACAGCTCAAATACAGACTCCAATAGGAATTCTGGAAATAACCGGTGATGAATTTGGAATTATTTCTGTAGTTTTTATAGATTCTAACGTGTCCCCTTCAAAAGAAGTCCCTTCAGAATTGGAAGCAGCCGTAACCCAACTCACCGAATATTTTAAAGGCCAGCGCGATCAATTTGAGCTCAAACTTGCTCCGCAAGGCACCGATTTTCAGAAAAAAGTATGGGAAACATTGCAAGAGATACCCTTCGGGAAAACAAGCTCCTATCAAAAAGTAGCTAATGTCCTCGGTGACCCCAAAGTAATCCGCGCAGCGGCTTCAGCAAACGGCAAAAACCCCATTTCCATCATCATTCCCTGTCACCGCGTGATTGGAAGCGACGGTTCCTTAACGGGATATGCCGGCGGACTTCACCGCAAAAAGTGGCTCCTGGCTCATGAAAATCCGGTGAAACAGGGGGAATTATTCTAATTGTCAGTGAATGAAAAGATTTCTGAAATGGTTTATAGCATTACTCGTTCTTGTTATAGGTATGCTGTATATCACCGATTATGATTACATCTTAAAGGGCGTACGCGTGGTCTATTTTACAGGACACACCACAGCTTTTATCGATGATCACTCTTATTTTGAAAACGAAGTAATTCCCGCTAGTTCTAATCCGCGGCCCTGGCCGCTGCATAAAGATTACAATAACACCAAACCTTCAGCAAAACTGATATCTACCAATGAAGAGCTTGGCACTGTTGCTTTTCTCATCATTAAAAACGACAGTATTTGGTATGAACATTATGCTGAGGCCTATGGAACCTCCTCCCAAACGAACTCCTTTTCCATGGCAAAGAGTATTACGACCATATTGTTAGGAAAAGCGATTGCCGACGGATATATTTCGGGGATAGATCAGGAAGTTGGGGATTTCTTTAGTAAATATAAGGGTTCCGGGATGACGGTAGGAGATCTTTCATCCATGGCATCAGGTCTCAATTGGGATGAATCCTATACCAGTCCGTTTAGCATTACCGCCCGATCCTATTATGACGATGATCTTGCAGAAACCATACTCGGGCTGGAAGTTGTTGAAAAGCCAGGAACCTATTTTAAGTACTTAAGCGGTAACACCCAGTTATTGGCTATGGTGATTGAAAAAGCGGTTGGCAAACCATTACCTGACTATCTGAACGAAAGTCTATGGCAGCCCCTGGGAATGGAAAAACCTGCACTATGGCAATTGGACGATGCAGAAAACCGATTGGTTAAAGCCTACTGTTGTATTGCTTCCAATGCCCGTGACTTTGGACGGTTCGGGAAACTTTTTAAGGATAAAGGACTGTGGAATGGACAACAGTTGATCGATTCTTCCTTTGTTCAGCTCGCGTCCAAACCAAGATTTCCAGAAAGTCCCGAATACGGCTATGGATTCTGGTTGAGCGATCATTTAAACAAGGACATTTTCGTAATGAGAGGAATTCTGGGGCAATATGTGATTACTATTCCTGAAGATGATATTATCATTATTAGGCTCGGACACCAGCGGGGTGAAAAAAATGATCAACCCTTTAGCTCAGATTTCTACATATATGTGGAAGAGGTGTATAAAATGCTCAACGAATAGTGGACTATTTTTTGTAATTTTAACCTCCCTGCTCCCCACAATACTATCAAATAATGCTAAAAAGAATGAATCTGGAACATATCCTGTTTTTGGATATTGAAACCGTTCCGCAAATTGAGAATTTTAACGATCTGGATCCGGTGTCCCAAACCCTTTGGGAACAGAAAACGCAATACCAGCGCAAGGAAGAATTTACCCCGGAGGAATTTTATGAACGTGCCGGAATCTGGGCCGAATTTGGCCGGATCATTTGTATTTCAGTGGGCTATTTTAAAATGACTGGGGATGTGAGAAGCTTTAGAATTACGAGTTTTCATGGAGAAGAACCTCTCATTTTAAAGGAATTCAAAATATTATTGGAAACCCATTTTAACCGACCGCATCATTTGCTGTGTGCCCATAACGGTAAGGAATTCGATTTTCCGTATATCGCCCGAAGAATGATCATTAACAGCATAGATATTCCATTTAAACTGAATCTCTTCGGAAAAAAACCCTGGGAAGTACCTCATCTAGACACACTCGAACTATGGAAATTTGGTGACTACAAGACGTTCACTTCATTAAAGCTAATGGCTCATGTTTTGGGGATTCCATCCCCTAAGGACGATATTGACGGGAGCGATGTTCGCGACGTCTATTACAATGAAAAGGATCTGGATCGAATTATAGAATACTGTGAAAAAGATACCTTAACAGTAGCTCAGATCTTTTTGCGTCTTCGCAATGAAGAAATTCTCGACGATAATGAAGTGGTTTCCATTTAAATAAAAAACGCTCTTTCTTTATTTTTTTGTAGTTTTAGCCCTCATTTTAAACTAAATGCTATGAAAATACTGAAAATATCAGCAAAAAAAATAGGTATGGGAATGGTTCTCATTGCCTTGCCTTTGCTTCAATCCTGTAAGGAGAATACAGATGAAAACAAAACCAATGGGGATACAACCCAGAAATCTACCATGGTGAAGGCAAATGAAGTAGTAAAATCTACAGATACAACAGCAACAGGAGCTTTAAATCCCGCCCACGGACAACCGGGGCACCGTTGTGATCTGCCTGTTGGGGCTCCTTTAACGGGAACTCCGGTGATCAACTCACAACAAACACCTGTATTGAATTCGGGTAGTACTCCTGCTACGGGTGATTTAAAAGTGAATCCCCCACACGGACAACCGGGACACCGCTGCGATATAAAAGTAGGTGATCCACTATAAGTACCAGATATTAGACAATAAAAAAGCCTCCCGCTTGTAATCGGGAGGCTTTTCTTTTATACCTTATTAAATTATTCCTTAATAAAGCGTTTAACGTATTTAGCGTTTTCAGTGTTTATCTGAATAATGTACGCGCCACTTTGAAGTGATGATACATCGACCATATTAGTAAAGTCGCCTTCACTAATCACCTGACCTAGCATATTAAAGATAGTATAGTCGGTTGCCGAAACACCTAAGAGCTCTACATTCAGAGTATTACCACGCACCGGATTCGGGTACACCTTAAATATTTCAGAATGGTTACTCACGATTTCAGTTTGAGTGTTGGTCACATTAAATGGAGCGCTGCCAATAACTACAATATAATCTTCAACTTCACCATACGTAAATGATTCACACGATGTAGGGATGGCATTGTATTTCATGGAAACACGCATACGAGTAGGTCCTGCCGAAGCTCCTGAAGGAACTGTAAAACTCCCCGAAACCGGACTGGCTGTAGTTGCTGCTCTTGAGTAAACCAATTCTCCCGAATCTCCAAAATCTCCATCGCGGTTGTAATCGATCCATACAGCATATCCTTCTGCATACACAGTTCCTGTCCATGCCGGAGTGATCGTAATGGTATTGCTGCTATTGAGATTGGTCGATAAGGAAGTATAATCCCCATAGCCTCCGGTGGACGCTCCCGTAGTATTGTCAATGCTACCCAGCTGTACTCTCTGAATATATTCATCGGAAGTATTGTTTCCATTTGAAGCACAGTACCCGGTTGGAGGTGTTCCTCCGCCTCCGGCAGATAGATTTACATTATCGATAGCGATATCGGCTTGCCATGTAGAACCGGTCAATCGGTTAAAACGCAATTGTACGCTTCCGCCTGCATAAGCGGTCAAGTCAATATTCGCACTCAACCAGTTGTTGCCCTTATTCCCTGATTCACTCCAAAGACTCGTCCAGGATGCTCCATTGTCGTCACTGGCTTCCAATGCTATACTACCCATATCTGCCGCACCATACATATGGTAGTTAAATGTAAAGGTCGCAGCTGTTTCTGAAC is from Constantimarinum furrinae and encodes:
- the hemA gene encoding glutamyl-tRNA reductase, which translates into the protein MKNNGKRLTTIPLEGTFYAIGLNYKKADAEIRGHFSIAEEAKPAILKHAKEEGISALTVISTCNRTELYGIAEHPFQLIKLLCEHTHGSIDEFEKVAYVHKNHEAVEHLFRVATGLDSQILGDFEIISQLRTSFRLSKKLGLMSPYLERLANAVIQASKRIKNETGISTGATSVSFAAVQYIMARVPYVSEKNILLFGTGKIGRNTCENLIKHTKNEHITLINRTKTKAEAVAGKFNLIVKDYANIQSEISQSDILIVATGAQQPTISKELLYLKKPLLILDLSIPRNVATEVKENKLVTLIHLDELSSVTDKTLEHRASQIPRAEVIINEILTDFNSWTEHRKFAPTIKALKSKLSEIKSNEIDFQRKKRSDFNEEQAEIISDRIIQKITTHFANHLKDDAASTQESMELIHRVFQLSKTNP
- the hemC gene encoding hydroxymethylbilane synthase; the encoded protein is MKKVIRIGTRDSELALWQAETVQNGLEQLGYSTELVAVKSTGDLQLDQPLYELGITGIFTKTLDVAMLNGTVDIAVHSMKDVPTLLPEGIVQSAVLPRASSDDILVSNSEFKYDEPCTIATGSLRRKAQWLHRYPHHKVVGLRGNVNSRLKKLEDSGWQGAIFAKAGLERINLLPKHYTTLEWMIPAPAQGAMVIAALENDAYALEATQKLNDLNSEVCTHMEREFLKTLEGGCTAPIGAIAQIINDKIQFKGALFSLDGVTKLEIEKSVSINEFEDFGKKCALEILENGGKEVMESIRTKL
- a CDS encoding uroporphyrinogen-III synthase, with amino-acid sequence MLSTKKLSVSQMNLLLNAGISVIDYNAISIEFLDFAIPEGAKNAIFTSQNSVRAMLAKNLLDKAKDSPFQSIFCVGEKTKRLLEEHNQKVSFFAQNGSELANFIVNNDKNKLFHYFCGTRRRDELPEILKNENIELFEVKSYKTELNPIKFDQLFNGILFFSPSGVESFCLHNSMGNSMAFCIGETTASEAKKHTHNIKIANAATVESVIAKAVKILKEND
- the hemE gene encoding uroporphyrinogen decarboxylase produces the protein MIKNDLFLQALRGETVDRPPVWMMRQAGRYLPEFMEIKAKYDFFTRCQTPELASEITVQPIRRYGMDAAILFSDILVIPQAMNIDVEMKPGIGPWLPDPIRSQKDLDRVVVPDIDDTLGYVMEAIKMTKEKLNDEIPLIGFAGSPWTILCYCVQGQGSKNFDKAKEFCFTQPTAAHELLQKITDTTILYLKKKVTAGVNAVQVFDSWGGMLSPTDYQEFSWQYIQQIIDALKDETHVIAFGKGCWFALDTMAKSGASALGVDWTCSAKNARYLSGGKITLQGNFDPTRLFSPPSEIKRMVTQMINEFGKDRYIVNLGHGILPNIPLENAGAFIEAVKEYKVE
- a CDS encoding DUF6973 domain-containing protein; translation: MNIWKRISTLSLSQLVQFGFIFLKKPLLIIPTLKATKQTFSICNRLYGKAHHRGNKANAFRHALWNVLICQKTLKITKNDEKSEFWAKKVTDLYEKVTKNDPLDQAMDLHNNNIGRVVFRSKTFKNDTEIINFLQNMAENAQKVSKMNEIEDSEENLIYIAH
- a CDS encoding EI24 domain-containing protein, with the protein product MIKNIISGIKAYGGSFKLIGTLNLWPYFLVPIGISLITASIIGFAAWGLSDNIGGLISKIWFWEWGAETFRTISDILGAFIVIAIGLILYKHIVMALSAPFMSPVSEIIETHISGADHLHRDTSFSQQLWRGTRVNIRNLMMELLLTIPILLIGFIPIIGFISTILLFLVQSYYAGFGNMDYTLERHLKYKESVQFVKRHRGFAIGNGIVFMAMLLIPIVGIILVLPLSVTAASTVTVDLLWEKPTLKVVQPS
- the hemF gene encoding oxygen-dependent coproporphyrinogen oxidase yields the protein MKDQFVNYITQFQNSITSQLEKVDGKAIFIEDLWKRPEGGGGRSRIIENGAVFEKGGVNTSEVFGKLPESMQRYFGVEEADFFACGLSLVLHPVNPFVPTVHANWRYFELYDAKGNIVTQWFGGGQDLTPYYLFEEDARHFHTVCKRSCDAHHPNFYEHYKKRCDEYFYNAHRKEARGIGGLFFDYLKETESMSMQQWYEFITETGNNFLNSYLPIVEKRKSTPYSEENRYWQEIRRGRYVEFNLVHDKGTLFGLKTNGRIESILMSLPPKVQWKYNHQPKPGSEEEKLINVLKNPKDWV
- the hemB gene encoding porphobilinogen synthase yields the protein MYPIRRNRRLRTSEAIRSLVRETIITPNDFLVPIFIVEGKGVKEEIASMPGYYRYSLDLLPVEIKELWSLGLKSVLLFVKVPDNLKDNTGKEALNANGLMQRAIQTVKNTVPEMLVMTDVALDPYSVFGHDGIVSEAKVINDDTNAVLAEMALSHAKAGADFVAPSDMMDGRIFEIRSLLEDEGFHDTGIMSYSAKYASAFYGPFRDALDSAPVDKKDIPKDKKTYQMDPANRREALKETLMDIDEGADIVMVKPGLCYLDIVRDIREAVDVPVAVYQVSGEYAMLKAAAAKGWLEHDAVMMEQVTAIKRAGAHIIASYFAKDVVKLIQ